In Cygnus olor isolate bCygOlo1 chromosome 12, bCygOlo1.pri.v2, whole genome shotgun sequence, one DNA window encodes the following:
- the KLHDC4 gene encoding kelch domain-containing protein 4 isoform X2 — protein sequence MVACKRQLILFGGFHESARDYIYYNDVYAFNLDSFTWSKLSPSGIGPAPRSGCQMATTPEGSVIIYGGYSKQRIKKDVDKGTLHTDMFLLKAEGSGKEEDKWAWSRLNPSGVKPTPRSGFSVAVGPNNRSLLFGGVHDEEEEESIEGDFFNDIYVYDIGKNRWFPGQLKGPKSEKRKRRRGRQAEAEGAGDEEVEKQAPQGPVEIIKEVVAEDGTVMTIKQVISGPAGEKERSESEEEEEEDGALSPQVEPCPRSNAMLAVKHGVLYVYGGMFEVGDRQFTLSDLYSIDLHKMEEWKVLVEMDPKAQEWLEESESDEEEDDMEGAEGGEEEEESSEEESEDEEGEEQHPSVQRDEKHADYLSRTEQYWIKLARSNMGPDAKEKKVVKVAHAMAKTFYEDSV from the exons ATGGTTGCTTGCAAAAGACAGCTGATCCTCTTTGGAGGTTTCCACGAGAGTGCAAG AGATTACATCTATTATAATGATGTATATGCCTTCAACTTGGACTCCTTCACCTGGAGCAAGCTGTCTCCATCGGGGATTGGGCCTGCTCCAAGATCGGGATGTCAAATGGCTACCACTCCTGAGGGCAGCGTAATCATCTATGGAGGCTACTCCAAACAG agaATTAAGAAAGATGTTGACAAAGGCACCCTGCATACAGATATGTTCCTGCTGAAGGCTGAAGGCTCAGGCAAGGAGGAAG ACAAGTGGGCATGGAGTCGGCTCAACCCATCTGGAGTGAAACCCACTCCCAGGTCTGGCTTCTCCGTGGCAGTGGGTCCCAATAACCGCTCCCTTCTGTTTGGAGGTGTGCatgatgaggaagaggaggagagcatTGAAGGGGACTTCTTCAATGATATTTATGTCTACGATATTGGGAAAAACCGCTGGTTTCCTGGACAGCTAAAg GGACCTAAGTCAGAGAAGAGGAAGCGAAGACGTGGCAGACAAGCggaggcagagggagctggagaTGAAGAGGTGGAGAAGCAAGCTCCGCAAGGCCCAGTGGAGATCATCAAAGAAGTGGTGGCAGAAGATGGGACTGTCATGACGATCAAGCAGGTGATCTCTGGGCctgcaggagagaaggagagatcTGAatcggaggaggaggaggaggaagatggagCCTTGAGCCCACAAGTAGAGCCATGCCCACGTTCAAATGCCATGCTGGCGGTGAAGCACGGGGTTCTCTATGTGTATGGGGGAATGTTTGAGGTGGGTGATCGCCAGTTCACCCTCAGTGACCTCTACAGCATCGACCTGCACAAGATGGAAGAATGGAAAGTGCTAGTGGAGATGGATCCAA AGGCACAAGAATGGCTGGAGGAGTCGGAGTCGGATGAAGAGGAGGATGATATGGAAGGTGCAGAAGGcggggaagaggaagaggagagctcTGAAGAAGAGAGCGAAGATGAGGAGG GAGAAGAGCAACACCCATCTGTTCAGCGTGATGAGAAGCACGCAGACTATCTGTCCAGGACGGAGCAGTATTGGATTAAACTAGCCCGGAGCAACATGGGCCCAGATGCCAAGGAGAAGAAGGTGGTGAAAGTGGCACATGCCATGGCAAAGACATTCTATGAAGATTCAGTCTAG